A genome region from Calliopsis andreniformis isolate RMS-2024a chromosome 2, iyCalAndr_principal, whole genome shotgun sequence includes the following:
- the LOC143187628 gene encoding uncharacterized protein LOC143187628 — protein sequence MGYTAEYTLEGNLLEDETRTLETFIDILENFVCTRGIEDDSLVYTTLDDDEQEQYYCKNCQPELISLTLEDRRNTWKYAKYGIERHILSTRALAERELCTMCGKNIHKYRRAEDCNICSLYVTKFFFFLKHKTLDLRRYMPACYSVNVNYENKTNQYLSRTFNEWARERDIATKLDHILNVVEELEYNLILLDRNVEL from the coding sequence ATGGGGTACACCGCCGAGTACACATTAGAGGGAAACCTATTAGAAGATGAAACCAGAACACTGGAAACATTCATTGACATCCTAGAAAATTTCGTCTGCACCAGAGGAATAGAAGACGACAGCCTAGTCTATACCACATTGGATGACGACGAGCAAGAACAATATTATTGCAAAAATTGTCAGCCAGAACTCATCTCGCTCACCCTTGAAGACAGAAGGAACACGTGGAAATACGCGAAGTACGGCATAGAAAGACACATTTTATCAACCCGGGCCTTAGCAGAAAGAGAACTTTGTACCATGTGCGGAAAGAATATTCACAAGTATAGACGCGCCGAAGACTGTAACATCTGTTCGCTATACGTTaccaaatttttctttttcctaaAGCATAAGACACTAGACCTTAGAAGGTATATGCCGGCCTGCTATAGTGTAAATGTAAATTACGAAAACAAAACCAATCAGTATCTATCGCGAACATTTAACGAATGGGCACGCGAAAGAGATATAGCTACAAAGTTAGACCACATCCTAAACGTTGTGGAGGAACTAGAATACAACCTAATACTATTAgataggaacgtagaattgtaa